In Devosia sp. 1566, a single genomic region encodes these proteins:
- a CDS encoding AraC family transcriptional regulator yields MSLHVAQEEGWAIGVLYQPMLGIVLRGTKRVVIGNRTLRYDSNHFLIASIDVPASRVTIEDLPEAPYVAVRLAIDQDILSDLVVDVPHEAEGDTIAFAVGALTPELVDAWSRMLRLLDAPDEINMLAPLIEREILFRLLQGPQGALLRQAARAGSRIAQVRDTIAHLRTNLDRAVRIEELVEIAGMSAATFHRHFRAATAMSPLQYQKALRLQEARRLLIADADVTSAAFAVGYESASQFSREYTRMFGTPPARDAARLRASKD; encoded by the coding sequence GTGAGCCTGCATGTCGCGCAGGAGGAGGGCTGGGCCATTGGGGTCCTCTATCAGCCCATGCTCGGCATCGTGTTGCGTGGGACGAAGCGGGTGGTGATCGGAAACCGCACCCTGCGCTACGATAGCAATCATTTTCTGATCGCGTCGATCGACGTGCCCGCATCGCGCGTCACGATCGAGGATCTGCCCGAGGCGCCCTATGTCGCAGTACGGCTCGCGATCGACCAAGATATCCTTTCGGATCTGGTTGTTGACGTACCTCATGAAGCCGAAGGGGATACTATCGCTTTTGCTGTGGGTGCGCTGACGCCTGAACTGGTTGACGCCTGGTCACGAATGTTGCGGCTGCTCGATGCTCCGGACGAGATCAACATGCTGGCCCCTTTGATCGAGCGCGAAATCCTGTTTCGCCTTTTGCAAGGGCCGCAGGGGGCGCTGCTTCGCCAGGCAGCCCGGGCCGGTAGCCGGATTGCACAGGTTCGGGATACGATTGCCCATTTGCGCACGAACCTGGACCGCGCTGTTAGAATTGAAGAGCTGGTGGAAATTGCCGGGATGAGCGCAGCCACGTTTCATCGCCATTTTCGAGCTGCCACTGCCATGAGCCCATTGCAATATCAGAAAGCTCTCCGCTTGCAGGAAGCGAGGCGGCTGCTGATCGCCGACGCCGATGTGACAAGCGCAGCATTTGCAGTCGGGTATGAAAGTGCGTCCCAGTTCAGTCGAGAATACACGCGGATGTTCGGCACGCCGCCCGCGCGCGATGCTGCAAGGCTACGGGCTAGCAAGGACTAA
- a CDS encoding MFS transporter gives MPTPTLSFSAFIFHVMLHQIVIMVARVTTSYRAVELGLSDIWIGVVGASFSLLPLLLATQVGTRIDRKGARGAFLVGAGCIVISVLGLFASGSSIIALLGWTGLLGIGHLLCLLSQHATAADQPTDSKRERMFGHYTALISFAQILAPLVIALFAGPGALPDTSLLFAVATLSGLMSLGCVLLMRPSAQPTVRSKPGPSLPVRQLLKQKGVVQAILAGVGVICAVDLLVIYLPVLGAQTMIPAGTIAAMLMIRALASLLSRLFFSWLLSRLGRRTLLTGALLATGVGLTLLGMLAPVSVLTLAMILIGIGIGLASPISMSWVTSVVPPTSRGLVLSLRLTGNRLAQFLLPMSVAVVAAGAGVSSVFLLLAAGLYGLAYTSHAALRPGSDKA, from the coding sequence GTGCCAACACCCACCCTATCCTTTAGCGCCTTCATTTTTCACGTCATGCTCCATCAGATCGTCATCATGGTCGCGAGGGTCACGACCTCGTACCGGGCGGTGGAGCTAGGGCTCTCAGATATCTGGATTGGCGTTGTGGGCGCGAGCTTTTCTCTGCTGCCGTTATTGCTCGCTACACAAGTTGGCACGAGGATCGACCGGAAAGGCGCGCGCGGCGCCTTCCTCGTGGGTGCCGGTTGCATAGTTATATCCGTGCTGGGGCTGTTTGCCAGCGGGAGCTCGATCATTGCGCTGCTGGGGTGGACGGGCCTTCTCGGCATCGGCCATCTGCTCTGTCTGCTGTCGCAGCATGCGACGGCAGCCGATCAACCCACCGACTCCAAGCGCGAGCGCATGTTTGGTCACTACACTGCGCTCATTTCATTCGCCCAGATCCTCGCCCCTCTTGTAATCGCATTGTTCGCGGGACCAGGAGCCTTGCCCGATACGTCGCTCCTCTTCGCCGTTGCAACACTCTCCGGTCTGATGAGCCTGGGTTGCGTGTTGCTGATGCGTCCCTCTGCCCAACCGACGGTTAGAAGCAAGCCTGGGCCTTCACTGCCCGTCAGGCAGTTGCTTAAGCAAAAGGGGGTGGTACAAGCGATCCTGGCAGGAGTTGGGGTCATTTGCGCCGTTGACCTCCTGGTGATCTACTTGCCGGTGCTTGGCGCTCAGACGATGATCCCGGCAGGCACAATCGCGGCCATGCTGATGATACGGGCGCTGGCTTCGCTGCTATCTCGTTTGTTCTTTAGTTGGTTACTCTCGCGGCTTGGCCGCCGGACCTTGCTGACGGGGGCACTGCTGGCCACGGGCGTTGGGCTGACCTTGCTTGGGATGCTGGCACCGGTATCGGTGCTGACGCTGGCCATGATATTGATCGGCATCGGCATCGGACTAGCCTCTCCCATATCCATGTCATGGGTGACCAGCGTCGTTCCGCCGACCAGCCGCGGCCTGGTGTTGTCGTTGCGTCTCACGGGCAATCGTCTGGCGCAGTTTCTGTTGCCAATGTCAGTTGCTGTTGTTGCAGCCGGCGCCGGCGTCTCGTCGGTATTCCTGCTTCTTGCGGCTGGTCTATACGGCCTTGCCTATACCAGTCACGCGGCCTTGCGGCCTGGCTCTGACAAAGCCTGA
- a CDS encoding tyrosine-type recombinase/integrase, which translates to MGISQYDPAAAGRPAWNAGRQVGAKRALKVKQIWSIRFFLDREGRMRDQSLFDLAIDSKLRGCDLVKIKIGTLVAGPAIRSRSMVIQQKTGRPVQFEITADTRASLLAWLERRGGTVDDFAFPSRVVTNGHLSTRQYARLVDEWVTTIGLMPEAYGTHSLRRTKASLIYKATGNLRAIQILLGQSKIENTVRYLGVDVEDAPALSEATEI; encoded by the coding sequence ATGGGTATCTCACAATATGATCCTGCTGCTGCAGGTAGGCCCGCCTGGAATGCGGGCAGGCAAGTTGGCGCCAAGCGTGCCTTGAAGGTGAAACAGATCTGGTCAATTCGGTTCTTTCTTGACCGAGAAGGCCGGATGAGAGACCAGTCACTGTTTGACCTCGCGATCGACAGTAAGCTTCGAGGCTGCGACCTGGTGAAGATCAAGATCGGCACACTTGTGGCTGGACCGGCCATTCGATCCCGATCGATGGTCATCCAGCAGAAGACGGGTAGACCCGTTCAATTCGAGATCACCGCTGACACAAGGGCTAGCCTGCTCGCGTGGCTCGAACGACGGGGCGGAACGGTCGACGACTTTGCCTTCCCCAGTCGGGTTGTCACGAATGGTCACCTGAGCACCCGCCAATACGCAAGGCTGGTTGACGAGTGGGTAACGACAATCGGGCTGATGCCGGAGGCGTATGGCACGCACTCGCTGCGTCGAACCAAGGCGTCGCTGATCTACAAGGCCACAGGCAACCTGCGAGCCATCCAGATCTTGCTTGGCCAAAGCAAGATCGAGAACACGGTTCGCTACCTTGGTGTGGACGTCGAAGACGCGCCTGCGCTGTCGGAGGCCACGGAAATCTAA
- a CDS encoding DUF3299 domain-containing protein, which translates to MQRRTFLLSGAAIMAVPSAAAAQDIVDLGWVELLPGGGDVARPVPLQEHDEGGNALLVNDGDVPIREDLSGLRVRMVGYVTPMGFAPGSRSMRVDTFLLAPFTGACVHVPPPPANQLVLGHFPEGIELATRLSLDPVMIVGVLTAQKANVDVTVAGYQVAVESMEYVSDERSSNMDKYVWGAN; encoded by the coding sequence ATGCAGCGCAGGACTTTCCTTCTTTCCGGAGCAGCGATCATGGCGGTCCCGTCTGCAGCTGCGGCCCAGGATATCGTCGATCTGGGCTGGGTTGAACTCCTGCCAGGCGGTGGCGATGTCGCTCGCCCCGTGCCGCTTCAGGAGCATGACGAAGGCGGAAACGCCCTGCTGGTCAATGACGGCGACGTACCGATCCGTGAAGACCTGAGCGGGCTCCGGGTTCGCATGGTTGGCTATGTGACCCCGATGGGCTTCGCGCCCGGTTCGCGCAGCATGCGCGTCGATACGTTTCTCCTGGCTCCATTTACCGGCGCCTGCGTGCACGTGCCGCCGCCCCCAGCCAACCAGCTTGTGCTCGGTCACTTCCCCGAAGGGATCGAACTGGCGACAAGGCTCTCGCTCGATCCCGTGATGATTGTCGGCGTGCTGACCGCCCAGAAGGCCAATGTGGACGTAACCGTCGCCGGCTACCAGGTTGCGGTCGAAAGCATGGAGTATGTTTCCGACGAGCGTTCGAGCAATATGGACAAGTATGTCTGGGGCGCGAACTGA
- a CDS encoding IS110 family transposase — protein MQITTVGLDLAIQVHAVDVSGDVVVRKTLRRSQVLPFFTKLPPCLIGIEACGTSHHWARELTKLGHEVRIMPPAYVKPYVKRSKNDAVDAEAICEAVTRPTMRFVAMKSTDQQAALSLHRVRDLLVKQRTQLVNMIRGLLAEFGINIPEGLERALKLASQIATREAKPEVPAIAMQILDLLCGQVLDTHVRLQAIDRAVIALQRTDEVARRLSTIPGIKPVGATALAASVADPGQFRSGREFAAWLGLTPSQNSSGGKDRLGRITKMGNRYLRKLLVIGATSLVRRTKHKPEAADPYLLALLARKPARDASVAMANKMARVVWAVMARGEVYQARHAPGLAA, from the coding sequence ATGCAGATTACCACCGTGGGCCTTGATCTGGCCATTCAAGTTCATGCCGTCGACGTATCCGGAGACGTTGTTGTCCGCAAAACACTGCGGCGATCGCAGGTGCTGCCGTTCTTCACCAAGTTGCCGCCCTGTCTGATCGGCATTGAGGCGTGCGGCACATCCCACCATTGGGCTCGCGAGTTGACAAAGCTGGGCCATGAAGTGCGCATAATGCCGCCGGCCTACGTGAAGCCCTATGTGAAGCGCAGCAAGAACGATGCGGTGGACGCCGAAGCGATTTGCGAAGCCGTGACCCGCCCCACCATGCGTTTTGTGGCGATGAAGTCGACCGATCAGCAGGCAGCACTGTCGTTGCATCGGGTACGCGACCTTCTGGTCAAGCAGCGCACACAACTGGTGAACATGATCCGCGGCCTCCTGGCCGAGTTCGGCATCAACATCCCAGAAGGCCTGGAGCGGGCGCTTAAGCTGGCGAGCCAGATCGCGACCAGGGAAGCCAAACCAGAAGTGCCCGCGATAGCGATGCAGATTCTTGATCTCCTGTGTGGTCAGGTACTGGACACCCATGTCCGTTTGCAGGCGATCGACCGCGCGGTCATTGCCCTGCAGAGAACAGACGAAGTGGCGCGGCGACTATCCACCATTCCTGGCATCAAGCCGGTTGGTGCCACAGCGCTCGCGGCATCGGTTGCCGATCCAGGACAGTTCCGCTCCGGTCGAGAGTTTGCCGCCTGGCTGGGACTGACACCCTCGCAGAACTCGAGTGGCGGCAAAGACCGGCTTGGCCGCATCACCAAGATGGGTAACCGGTATCTGAGAAAGCTCCTGGTGATCGGCGCGACCTCTCTGGTCCGCCGAACCAAGCACAAGCCAGAGGCCGCGGATCCCTACCTCCTGGCGTTGCTTGCCCGAAAGCCGGCGCGTGATGCCAGCGTGGCAATGGCCAACAAAATGGCCCGCGTGGTCTGGGCGGTCATGGCCCGCGGCGAGGTCTACCAGGCTCGCCATGCCCCCGGTCTTGCAGCGTAA
- a CDS encoding FtsX-like permease family protein: protein MIILRLALKSLLNRLALVTLTTLCIALSVGLVVGVEKVRDGARASFAGTVSGVDLIIGARSGNVQLMLYAVFRIGDAANNLTWETYSAIAERPDVDWIIPLSLGDSHRGYRVVGTDQSYFEHFRYRDDQSLRFGAGAPFDDLFDVVLGVRVAEDLGYEIGDVLVVNHGLGSIGLAEHGDLPFRVSGILERTGTPVDKALHVSLSAIEAIHVDWQSGGVPFGERTEADALRAMDLTPRSVTAALVKLTSPIATFTAQRDLNQYREEPISAVIPGLALLELWSVVEIVEAALRLVAALMVGAALAGMIATLLALLNDRRREIAILRAVGAGPWHVAGLLVSEATLIGTTGALLGVVAAYASMALAAPWIEGTFGLALDVAAPGSVDGLIVLAVAATSAVAGLVPAYFAYRKSLADGIAVQS, encoded by the coding sequence ATGATCATTCTTCGTCTCGCCCTTAAAAGTCTCCTGAACCGACTCGCCCTCGTCACGCTGACGACGCTGTGCATTGCCCTGTCGGTTGGCCTTGTGGTCGGCGTCGAAAAGGTGCGGGACGGGGCGCGCGCCAGTTTTGCCGGCACAGTTTCCGGCGTCGACCTCATCATCGGGGCGCGCAGTGGCAATGTGCAGCTGATGCTCTACGCCGTCTTCCGCATCGGCGACGCGGCCAACAATCTCACTTGGGAAACCTACTCGGCGATCGCCGAACGGCCGGATGTGGACTGGATCATTCCTTTGTCGCTTGGCGATTCCCACCGCGGCTACCGCGTCGTCGGTACGGATCAAAGCTACTTCGAACATTTCCGCTATCGCGATGACCAGTCGCTCCGCTTCGGTGCTGGCGCCCCGTTCGACGATCTCTTTGATGTTGTGCTGGGGGTCAGGGTCGCCGAAGATCTCGGCTACGAGATCGGCGATGTCCTGGTGGTCAATCACGGGCTGGGCAGCATCGGTCTAGCAGAGCATGGCGACCTGCCTTTCCGGGTCTCGGGCATTCTCGAACGAACCGGCACCCCCGTCGACAAGGCGCTGCATGTGAGCCTGTCGGCCATAGAAGCCATCCATGTCGATTGGCAGTCCGGCGGCGTTCCGTTCGGCGAGCGCACCGAAGCTGATGCCCTCAGGGCCATGGACCTGACCCCGCGATCGGTCACCGCGGCCCTCGTCAAATTGACCTCGCCGATTGCCACCTTCACGGCGCAGCGCGACCTCAACCAGTACCGCGAGGAGCCGATCAGCGCCGTTATCCCGGGATTGGCGCTTCTCGAACTCTGGTCGGTTGTAGAGATCGTCGAGGCCGCGTTGCGCCTCGTCGCAGCGTTGATGGTCGGCGCAGCGCTTGCTGGCATGATCGCCACGTTGTTGGCGCTGCTCAACGATCGGCGACGAGAGATCGCCATTCTGCGCGCTGTCGGTGCCGGCCCATGGCACGTCGCGGGACTGCTTGTCAGCGAGGCGACGTTGATCGGCACGACAGGCGCGCTTCTGGGTGTCGTCGCGGCCTATGCGAGCATGGCCCTCGCGGCGCCTTGGATCGAGGGCACATTCGGACTTGCTCTCGATGTTGCCGCACCGGGTTCGGTCGATGGGTTGATCGTGTTGGCGGTGGCAGCGACCTCCGCCGTGGCTGGGCTCGTTCCAGCTTATTTTGCATACAGGAAATCGCTTGCCGATGGCATAGCGGTCCAGAGTTAA